A genomic window from Deltaproteobacteria bacterium includes:
- a CDS encoding electron transfer flavoprotein subunit beta/FixA family protein codes for MKILVTVKRVEDPESKIKVKPDGSGIVTEGVNYKMNPFDEIAVEEALRLQATHKGEVVIVSMGKQDVQTEIRQALAMGADRGIWVKHEGAMDPDGASRLLQKIVEKEKPDLVILGKQAIDDDQNQTGQLLAERLGWGQATFASKEESLESDAEKNKVPGIKITGTSAQVVREVDGGLEVLELALPAIVTTDLRLNKPRYATLPGIMKAKKKPLEELNPAGLGVDVTPKVAVAKLSPPPARKAGIKVPDVAALFDKLKNEAKVI; via the coding sequence ATGAAGATCCTGGTCACGGTGAAGCGGGTCGAAGACCCGGAGTCGAAGATCAAGGTCAAGCCCGACGGCTCGGGCATCGTGACCGAGGGCGTGAACTACAAGATGAACCCCTTCGACGAGATCGCCGTCGAAGAGGCGCTCCGCCTGCAGGCCACCCACAAGGGCGAGGTGGTCATCGTCAGCATGGGCAAGCAGGACGTGCAGACCGAGATCCGCCAGGCCCTCGCGATGGGCGCCGACCGCGGCATCTGGGTGAAGCACGAGGGCGCCATGGATCCCGACGGCGCGTCGCGGCTGCTCCAGAAGATCGTGGAGAAGGAGAAGCCCGACCTCGTCATCCTCGGCAAGCAGGCCATCGACGACGACCAGAACCAGACCGGCCAGCTCCTCGCGGAGCGCCTCGGCTGGGGCCAGGCGACGTTCGCGTCGAAGGAAGAGAGCCTGGAGTCCGACGCCGAGAAGAACAAGGTGCCGGGCATCAAGATCACCGGCACGAGCGCGCAGGTCGTTCGCGAGGTGGACGGCGGCCTCGAGGTGCTGGAGCTCGCGCTCCCCGCCATCGTCACCACCGACCTCCGCCTCAACAAGCCGCGCTACGCCACGCTGCCCGGCATCATGAAGGCCAAGAAGAAGCCGCTGGAGGAGCTGAACCCGGCCGGCCTGGGCGTGGACGTGACCCCGAAGGTGGCGGTGGCGAAGCTGTCGCCGCCGCCGGCGCGCAAGGCGGGCATCAAGGTGCCCGACGTGGCCGCGCTCTTCGACAAGCTCAAGAACGAAGCCAAGGTGATCTGA
- a CDS encoding electron transfer flavoprotein subunit alpha/FixB family protein, translated as MANVLIYAEQAGGTLKKAALPAITAGQALAKAAGGEFDLVVIGDGAAKAAEQAKTFGAKTVHVVEGPAFQHYLAEPYAKAIAAAAKASGATWVGSASTAQGKDVMPRVAARLDAGMASDVLSFEGSGADVTVTRPMWAGNVTASVKITSATKVFTARTTEFGQPATGGAGAVNTLAVDAGASKTKFVSFKAVQSARPELTEARIVVSGGRGTKGDFKPIEGLADELRAAVGASRAVVDAGWQPNDLQVGQTGKVVAPELYIAAGISGAIQHLAGMKGSKVIVAINKDGEAPIFQVADYGLVADLFKALPELQEKIKAAK; from the coding sequence ATGGCAAACGTCCTCATCTATGCGGAGCAGGCGGGCGGGACTCTGAAGAAGGCAGCGCTGCCGGCCATCACGGCTGGGCAGGCGCTCGCGAAGGCCGCGGGCGGCGAGTTCGACCTCGTCGTCATCGGCGACGGCGCCGCGAAGGCGGCCGAGCAGGCCAAGACCTTCGGCGCCAAGACGGTGCACGTCGTGGAAGGGCCGGCGTTCCAGCACTACCTGGCCGAGCCGTACGCGAAGGCGATCGCCGCGGCCGCGAAGGCCAGCGGTGCCACCTGGGTCGGCAGCGCCTCGACCGCGCAGGGCAAGGATGTGATGCCCCGCGTGGCCGCGCGCCTCGACGCCGGCATGGCCTCGGACGTCCTCAGCTTCGAGGGCTCCGGCGCCGACGTGACCGTGACCCGGCCGATGTGGGCCGGCAACGTGACCGCCAGCGTGAAGATCACCTCGGCGACGAAGGTCTTCACCGCGCGCACCACCGAGTTCGGCCAGCCCGCCACGGGCGGCGCCGGCGCGGTGAACACGCTCGCGGTGGACGCCGGTGCGAGCAAGACCAAGTTCGTCTCCTTCAAGGCCGTGCAGAGCGCGCGCCCCGAGCTCACCGAGGCGCGCATCGTCGTGTCCGGCGGCCGCGGCACCAAGGGCGACTTCAAGCCCATCGAGGGCCTCGCCGACGAGCTCCGCGCGGCGGTCGGTGCGAGCCGCGCGGTCGTCGACGCCGGCTGGCAGCCGAACGATCTGCAGGTCGGTCAGACCGGCAAGGTCGTGGCGCCCGAGCTCTACATCGCTGCGGGCATCAGCGGCGCCATCCAGCACCTCGCGGGCATGAAGGGCTCCAAGGTCATCGTCGCCATCAACAAGGACGGCGAGGCGCCCATCTTCCAGGTCGCCGACTACGGGCTCGTGGCCGATCTGTTCAAGGCGCTCCCGGAGCTGCAGGAGAAGATCAAGGCGGCGAAGTAG
- a CDS encoding MBL fold metallo-hydrolase: MSEALLDELGCFRIAVPVPFPAAGGPVNVYAFRDEGGGLALFDAGIKSEDGEKAVRDGLAAHGFSTRDVKRIFVSHGHIDHFGFASTIQRESNCHIFVHKLDAAKVLEATRHMRDSEPYARYLAKLGLDEKQIHSVKKGSDYAQGFADGLHDIRELQGGETLQFEKCRLEVMHLPGHTPGLICLWDAEHQVLFADDHLLQRISPNPLIELGPNGEDDKFRALVTYLESARRAQRLPAKLVCPGHGEPFVGHDQLVEKLLGFYEKRQAKLLGALGEKPHTALELVGALFGRIYPNELFLQLSEVVGNLEVLEEQKRIARSFDGTVYRYALT, translated from the coding sequence ATGAGCGAAGCACTCCTCGACGAGCTCGGTTGTTTTCGCATCGCCGTGCCCGTGCCGTTTCCGGCCGCGGGCGGTCCGGTCAACGTCTACGCGTTTCGAGACGAGGGTGGCGGCCTCGCGCTGTTCGACGCCGGCATCAAGAGTGAAGACGGTGAGAAGGCCGTGCGTGATGGCCTCGCCGCCCACGGCTTCTCCACGCGCGATGTGAAGCGGATCTTCGTCTCGCACGGACACATCGATCACTTCGGGTTTGCCTCGACGATCCAGCGCGAGAGCAATTGTCACATTTTTGTTCATAAGCTCGACGCCGCGAAGGTCCTCGAGGCCACGCGCCACATGCGCGACTCCGAGCCGTATGCGCGCTACCTCGCGAAGCTGGGGCTCGACGAGAAGCAGATCCATTCCGTGAAGAAGGGCAGCGACTACGCCCAGGGCTTCGCCGACGGCCTCCACGACATCCGCGAGCTTCAGGGCGGCGAGACGCTGCAGTTCGAGAAGTGCCGCCTCGAGGTGATGCACCTGCCGGGACACACGCCAGGCCTGATTTGCCTCTGGGACGCCGAGCATCAGGTGCTCTTCGCCGACGATCACCTGCTTCAGCGCATCTCGCCCAATCCGCTCATCGAGCTCGGGCCGAATGGTGAAGACGACAAGTTCCGTGCGCTGGTGACCTATCTGGAGTCGGCGCGGCGCGCGCAGCGCTTGCCCGCCAAGCTGGTGTGCCCCGGCCACGGCGAGCCGTTCGTGGGACATGATCAGCTCGTGGAGAAGCTGCTCGGCTTCTACGAGAAGCGTCAAGCGAAGCTCCTCGGTGCGCTCGGCGAGAAGCCGCACACAGCGCTCGAGCTCGTGGGCGCGCTCTTCGGCCGCATCTATCCGAACGAGCTCTTCCTGCAGCTCTCCGAGGTGGTGGGAAACCTCGAGGTGCTCGAGGAGCAGAAGCGCATTGCGCGCAGCTTCGACGGCACCGTGTACCGCTACGCGCTAACCTGA
- a CDS encoding beta-lactamase family protein translates to MLGPVTALVLAAAPADFDARVMRFVHEDKLPPGIALYVADGKIAAVKAWGARADDEKLTPEADALFRIGSNTKTFTALAILALRDAGKLSLDDPLTKWIPEAKPRPAHEGDRAPNVRDLLQHRSGLPRAGSLLWRQITNKSISDEDVVSALSVKLEDAPGAMKTYSNLGYAALGMIVARASGMPYAEYVKQHVLAPLGITDAVWRAEDVPPAKRIHGHESRFFGGWKVDDDEWHLGTMDAAGGLYASANDMAQLALFELGQRDGPVKPETVRESQQAADPTLGKSGGMGWDLVVAGKSHIIYKNGGMNAWNSGLVIHPEKRVALVLLLAGKSEHVDEAALGILKDLVTSPGAPDAGAK, encoded by the coding sequence ATGCTCGGCCCGGTGACAGCACTCGTGCTCGCCGCTGCGCCGGCGGACTTCGACGCGCGCGTGATGCGCTTCGTGCACGAGGACAAGCTGCCGCCGGGGATCGCGCTCTACGTCGCCGATGGGAAGATCGCCGCGGTGAAGGCCTGGGGCGCGCGCGCCGACGACGAGAAGCTCACGCCCGAAGCCGACGCGCTCTTCCGCATCGGTTCGAACACGAAGACCTTCACGGCCCTCGCCATCCTCGCGCTGCGCGACGCCGGCAAGCTCTCGCTCGACGACCCGCTCACGAAGTGGATCCCCGAAGCGAAGCCGCGCCCCGCGCACGAGGGCGATCGCGCGCCGAACGTTCGCGATCTCTTGCAGCACCGCTCGGGTTTGCCGCGCGCGGGCTCGCTGCTGTGGCGGCAAATCACCAACAAGTCGATCAGCGACGAGGACGTGGTGTCAGCGCTGAGCGTGAAGCTCGAGGACGCACCGGGCGCGATGAAGACGTACTCGAACCTCGGCTACGCGGCGCTGGGGATGATCGTCGCGCGAGCGAGCGGCATGCCGTACGCCGAGTACGTGAAGCAGCACGTGCTCGCGCCGCTGGGCATCACTGACGCGGTCTGGCGCGCGGAGGACGTGCCCCCTGCGAAGCGAATCCATGGCCACGAGTCGCGCTTCTTCGGCGGGTGGAAGGTCGACGACGACGAGTGGCACCTCGGCACCATGGACGCCGCGGGCGGGCTCTACGCGAGCGCCAACGACATGGCCCAGCTCGCGCTCTTCGAGCTCGGCCAGCGCGACGGGCCGGTGAAGCCGGAGACCGTTCGCGAGAGCCAGCAGGCCGCGGACCCGACGCTCGGCAAGTCGGGCGGGATGGGCTGGGATCTCGTCGTCGCCGGAAAGAGCCACATCATCTACAAGAATGGCGGCATGAACGCGTGGAACTCGGGGCTGGTGATTCACCCCGAGAAGCGCGTGGCGCTGGTGCTCTTGCTCGCGGGCAAGTCCGAGCACGTCGACGAGGCCGCGCTGGGGATACTTAAAGATTTGGTTACATCGCCGGGCGCGCCCGATGCCGGCGCGAAGTGA
- a CDS encoding choice-of-anchor D domain-containing protein translates to MRRTWPSLLVTLALIPACNCGTKPHTNTTSGIVVLSVNGHDVTEDDTALSFDPACLASSGNAAVGKSFLIKNSGTNNLSITKVALGGANAGSFKITNPPTLPASISAATSIEIDVQFAPLVQGNQSATITVDTDDPNKGEVNVRLTGQGESLAPQPTWTSTCEDQTGAPQDGSCEFLTFADTASGLVTTKPVHLQNSGCATLNVTDISILNAGLPDGGAVFRLHGAPPSAASPLAIPSGTTVDVQLDFAPVDSSTSLADLYITTNGVPGDPNGHQGFLPDSGLLPDGIIYVGLQGTGTQAQVTLTPPQCDFNQTDGGGLCQATLSGSDVVGHFVLQNVGNAAVQVTSVAVPADDGGVFTINLPQPAPFQLDAEGGANATVNFTVAYHPFNGTAAEDLVIATSAGSLTSHLVAGSPAIINVPTNLDFNNGTFDPNQYSSPQTLTVRDTGGTPLIVQTPSFTQESADGGQEACAYPNPSGSGTLPRFALSSAPTFPLTINPSGTTDWTLTHTRDPHIGGQVECTLHIPSNDPATPDALVTVSAATYVNCDPFATFTPTGNLPGSASTDGGVITLDGSNSLDTDANSTPACPNGQSDGLQTFRWTLTVPPGTTRYGTHLETVTAGLGTCASSNDGGCVDLSVSLGSSNFPPYGNSALVNVVVDGNDPSAEPATIKLQVTDTTGRTNTASDQLVVTPGP, encoded by the coding sequence ATGCGTCGCACCTGGCCCTCGCTTCTCGTCACGCTCGCGCTCATCCCGGCGTGCAACTGCGGCACCAAGCCGCACACCAACACCACCAGCGGCATCGTGGTGCTCTCCGTGAACGGGCACGACGTCACCGAGGACGACACCGCGCTCTCCTTCGATCCGGCCTGCCTGGCGAGCTCGGGCAACGCGGCGGTGGGCAAGAGCTTCCTCATCAAGAACTCGGGCACCAACAACCTGAGCATCACCAAGGTCGCGCTCGGCGGCGCCAACGCGGGCAGCTTCAAGATCACCAACCCGCCCACCCTGCCCGCCTCGATCTCCGCAGCCACGTCGATCGAGATCGACGTGCAGTTCGCGCCGCTGGTGCAGGGCAACCAGAGCGCCACCATCACCGTCGACACCGACGACCCGAACAAGGGCGAGGTGAACGTGCGGCTCACCGGCCAGGGCGAGTCGCTGGCGCCGCAGCCCACGTGGACCAGCACCTGCGAGGACCAGACGGGCGCGCCGCAGGACGGCAGCTGCGAGTTCCTCACCTTCGCGGACACGGCTTCGGGGCTCGTGACCACCAAGCCGGTTCATCTCCAGAACAGCGGCTGCGCCACGCTCAACGTCACGGACATCAGCATCCTCAACGCCGGTCTGCCCGACGGCGGCGCGGTCTTCCGCCTGCACGGCGCGCCGCCTTCGGCTGCGAGCCCGCTCGCGATCCCTTCGGGAACGACGGTCGACGTGCAGCTCGACTTCGCGCCGGTGGACTCGTCGACCTCGCTCGCGGACCTCTACATCACCACCAACGGCGTGCCCGGCGACCCGAACGGTCACCAGGGCTTCTTGCCCGACTCGGGCCTGCTGCCCGACGGCATCATCTATGTCGGCCTGCAGGGCACGGGCACGCAGGCGCAGGTGACGCTCACCCCGCCCCAGTGCGACTTCAACCAGACCGACGGCGGCGGCCTCTGCCAGGCCACGCTCAGCGGCAGCGATGTGGTCGGCCACTTCGTGCTGCAGAACGTGGGCAACGCCGCGGTGCAGGTGACGAGCGTGGCGGTGCCGGCAGATGACGGCGGCGTCTTCACCATCAACCTGCCGCAGCCCGCGCCGTTCCAGCTCGACGCCGAGGGCGGCGCCAACGCCACCGTGAACTTTACGGTCGCCTACCACCCGTTCAACGGCACGGCGGCCGAGGATCTGGTGATCGCCACCAGTGCGGGGAGCCTGACGTCGCACCTCGTCGCGGGCAGCCCGGCGATTATCAACGTGCCGACCAACCTCGACTTCAACAACGGCACCTTCGACCCAAATCAGTATTCGAGCCCGCAAACGCTCACCGTCCGCGACACCGGCGGGACGCCGCTCATCGTGCAGACGCCGAGCTTCACCCAGGAGTCCGCCGACGGCGGCCAGGAGGCGTGCGCGTATCCGAACCCGTCGGGCTCGGGCACGCTGCCGCGCTTCGCGCTCAGCTCGGCGCCGACGTTCCCGCTCACCATCAACCCGAGCGGCACCACGGATTGGACGCTCACGCACACGCGCGATCCGCACATCGGCGGCCAGGTGGAGTGCACGCTGCACATCCCCTCGAACGATCCGGCCACGCCCGACGCGCTCGTGACCGTCAGCGCAGCGACGTACGTGAACTGCGATCCCTTCGCGACCTTCACGCCGACCGGCAACCTGCCGGGCAGCGCCTCGACCGACGGCGGCGTGATCACCCTCGACGGCTCCAACTCGCTCGACACCGACGCCAACTCTACGCCCGCATGCCCCAATGGCCAGAGCGACGGCCTGCAGACCTTCCGCTGGACGCTCACCGTGCCGCCGGGCACTACGCGCTACGGCACGCACCTCGAGACCGTGACCGCGGGCCTGGGCACCTGCGCCTCGAGCAACGACGGCGGCTGCGTGGATCTCTCGGTGAGCCTGGGCTCGTCGAACTTCCCGCCCTACGGCAACAGCGCGCTGGTGAACGTGGTGGTCGACGGCAACGACCCGAGCGCCGAGCCCGCGACGATCAAGCTCCAGGTCACCGACACCACCGGCCGCACCAACACCGCGTCCGACCAGCTCGTGGTCACGCCTGGTCCATAA